Below is a window of Oncorhynchus clarkii lewisi isolate Uvic-CL-2024 chromosome 19, UVic_Ocla_1.0, whole genome shotgun sequence DNA.
TCCTTCGGGTCTTCAACTTTGACGCGGTGGAGCTGCACGGGACCATGAAAAGCTACTTTGGGGGTCTGCTGTGCATGTGCTGGAGTCCGGACGGAAAGTACATTGTCGCCGGGGGCGAGGATGATCTGGTGACCGTGTGGTCGTTTGTGGACTGCCGGGTTATCGCGCGCGGTCACGGACACAAATCATGGGTCAGCGTGGTGGCGTTTGACCACTACACAACCAGCGTGGAGGATGCAGACCCTATGGAGTTCAATGGCAGCGACGAGGACTTCCAGGGCCTCCACTTTGGTCGCGACCGGGCCAACAGTACGCAGTCCCGGCTCTCCAAACGCAACTCCACAGACAGTCGGACAGTACACACCACGTACAGGTTTGGCTCAGTGGGCCAGGACACTCAGCTGTGCTTGTGGGACCTCACAGAAGATATACTTTTCCCCCACCTCCCACTTTCCCGGACAAGAACACACACCAATGTGATGAACGCTACCAGCCCCCCGGCGGGAGGTGAAGTCGCTGGTGACATAGTAAACAATGTGAGTAATAACCCTAGCACGAACGATAGCGGCGCCAACACCCCCAgtaactccctctcctctcccctgccacGCTCCAACAGCTTACCGCACTCGCCAGCTATGACTGCCAACAACAAGAGCAGTGCCATCGCCTCGGGTGTCAGCAAGTTTGCAACACTCTCCCTTCACGATCGCAAAGAGCAGCACCAGGAGACCGACCACAAACGGAACCTCAGCATGGGTCACATTAACAGCAAGAGCAGTGACAAGCTCAACATGCTCACCAAATCCAGAACAGACCCTGCAAAGACTCTGGGGACACTGCTCTGTCCCCGCATGGAAGACCTACCCCTACTAGAGCCTCTTATCTGTAAAAAGATAGCACATGAGAGACTGACTGTCTTAATATTTCTTGAGGACTGTATAGTGACAGCTTGTCAGGAGGGATTTATTTGGACATGGGCGAGGCCTGGAAAAGTGGTAAGTTCTTTTTGAATAGAATTTAAGTTCTGCATAATACCCATGCATTTCTCTTTGTGGTTAGTTTGGGCACTGCAAGGATCCATTTTGAAAACTTTTGTATATTTGTGAACATTTTGGACAGCGTTGTGTTGTGACATACTGCATGTGTAGGAGATCCCATCTCAaatctgtctgtatgtgtgtaagtTTTGTGTTCATCTGCCACCCCATGCAAAGCCCATACATTTTCAAAATATGAATAATGGTTAGACACTTGTATTATGTACAATCAAGTCACCTGGTGGATAAGTAAGTGCACTTAGGCAGCCCTCCTTATCAGTGGAAAGAAGACATTGATCACAACCGAGGGTGTTTGTGTGCATCGGCTCGAAAACACCCATTTTGACTCATTACCATCCCACAATGCACCGCAGCATAACCAAGCAAGACCTCTGCACGCTCACCCACTACACAGATTCTTTCAGCTTTCTACGTTAATGCATTATATTCACTGCATCATGCACTCACTAACTGCTGTGCAAAGGCCATTTGAATGCAGGAAAGTAGGAGAAGGAAGATGGGGGGGTTGATTCATTTGATGCTTTGAAAACTTTCCCCAATGTCAAATCTCCTTGTTTTCCTTTCCAGGGTTTGTCATCCCAAAAGCAAGCAGTCTCTCCCAGTGGAACGATAATATAGCCAACACTATTTCTGCTGCTAAGAAACCTGCATTACACCAGAGCCTGGTGCTGCTCTTCACCCCACAATGCATTGCAAGTTTTTTCCTTTCTCTTGTTActttttctattctctctttatttttttgGTTATCATTCACATGGTCTAGATGGTAGAAgtattcaaatacagaaatggaAAGAGTGTGGAGATATTTTGGACAGTAATTCTAATGTATTttctggatttaaaaaaaatgtgttttttttgtttgtttttttctcttttcGCTCCCACATCTGGACTTTCAGCTTGGCTTAGTTAGATGCAAACCAATCAAATTATGCTTGTGTTTTAAAATGAGAGTTCACCCAACTTTCATAATTCCTATGCAAGTGGTCCATGGACCAGGAGTGACTGCCACCAGCCGCTACAGTAAAGTAATGGAGTTCCATGAGTTGCTCACCAACCATAGTCTAAAAACTGCACACAAAAATCAATTTGTTTAGCCTTTATGATTTTGAAGATGTGCACTGTCAAAAGTTATTAAAGTTGCTAGAGTCCCAACTATTTTCTTGACCTAACTACAGACCATCACAGGTTTCGGTGTGCCTTGGCCTTCCGTTCAGAAGACAGTCTCAGTCATCGTAGGTGTGGTTTTTTTGCAATCACTCCTGGCTCATAGGCTGCATTGAAGGTAAGAAAAAAGATTAACAAATTAAATTTGAGTGAACTAACCCTTTAGCATCCAAGGATTTACCTCTAACCAAATTCTTTAcaagtgttttatttatttttatagaaTCTCCCCATTGAGAACTTTGCACAGATTTTGTTACAGTGACTGCAAAAACCACACCTACGATGACAGACTGTCTTCTGAATGGAAGACGAGGCACACCGAAACCTGTGATCGTCTGTAGCTCGGTcaatactaaacaaaaatataaatacaacatgaAACGATTTCAACTATTTTAAcgtgttacagttcatataaggaaatcagtcaatttaaataaattcataaggccctaatctatggatttcacattactgggaatacagacatgcatctgttggtcagatgCCAACAAACAAAagaagtaggggcgtggatcagaaaaccggtCGGTGTCTGGTGTGACaatcatttgcctcatgcagcgcgacacatctccttcacatagagttgatcaggctgtcgattgtggcctgtggaatgttgcccCTCAATGGCTGTgtcgaagttgctggatattggcgggaactggaacacgctgttgatccagagcatcccgaacatgctcaatgggtgacatgtctggtgagtaacGCAacatgttggtcccatttttaatgagctgaaataaaagattccagaaatgttccatgttccatgttccatgaaaaagcttatttctctcaaattttgtgcgcTTATTagtttaaatccctgttagtgagcatttctcctttaccaagataatccatccacctgacagatgtggcatatcaagaagctgatttaacagcatgatcgttacacaggtgcactgtggacagtaaaaggccactttaaaatgtgcagatttgtcacacaacacaatgccactgatgtctcaagttttgaaggagtgtgCGATTGGCATGCAGAAATgaccaacagagctgttgccagagaatgtaatgttcatttctctaccataagctgcctccaacgtggTTTTAGAGCATTTGGCAGTACagccaaccggcctcacaaccgtaggTCACGGACCATGTGTGATCACAAcatcccaggacctccacatccggcttcttcacctgtgggatcatctgaggaAGGGTGGGGGATTCTcagaagtatttctgtctgtaataaagcccttttgttgggGAAAACGTATTCTGATTGGCTTGTCCTAGCTcctaagtgggtgggcctatgcccacccatggctgcgcccctatccactcatgtgaaatccatagtttagggcctaatggatgtatttcaattgactgatttccttctatgaactgtaactcagtaaaatccttAAATTGTAGCATGTTacgttttatttttgttcagtatagtttattAGAGGAAAATGGCTTTACATTTTGGGTGTGCAATAACTCTGACAGCTGTTAGGAAGGGAAATTATTAAAAACCTTTTATATCTAGTAAAGGAACACTcgaaaactatattttggtatttttgttgttgatatagtcccaatgttttgcatgtcagcaatcaagttttcaagatgtgTAACTTTCAAAATTAAAtataccggctgtatttctgtaCTTTTAAgttatacagtacaagtcaaaggtttagacacctactcattcaagggtttttctttatttttactattttcttcattgtagaataatagtaaagacataaaCGATtacataacacacatggaatcatatagtaactaaagtgttaaacaaatcaaaatatatccgagatacttcaaagtagccaccctttaccttgatgagctttgcacatgcttggcattctctcaaccagcttcaccgggaatgcttttccaacagtcttgaaggagttcccacatgctgagcacttgttggctgctttttcttcactctgcggtccaacttatcccaaaccatctcagttggtttgaggtcgggttattgtggaggcaaggtcatctgatgcagcactccatcaccttCCTTACTGGtcgaatagcccttacacagtctggaggtgtgttgggtcattgtcctgttgaaaaacaaatgatagtcccactaagcacaaaccagctgggatggcatatcgctgtggtagccatgctggttaagtgtgccttgaattctaaataaatcagtgtcacccacaaagcaccatcacaccacctcctccgtgcttcacggtgggaaccacacattcagagaccgttcacctactctgcgttttggttgaaaccaaaaatctccaatatggactcatcagaccaaaggacaaatttccactggtctaatgtccattactcgtgtttcttggcccaagcaagtctcttcttcttattggtgtactttagtagtggtttctttgccgcaatttgaccatgaaggcctgattcatgtaataaggggtggcaggtagcctagtggttagagcgttgggccagtaaccaaatcccagagctgacaaggtaaaaaatcaaTGTGGCAGATGGTAGACCAAAaacaaaaatctgtcgttctgcccctgaggaAGGCGCAGAAAACGTGGATGCCAATtcaaggcagccccccgcacctctctgatttcagagggtttgggttaaatgcagatgacacatttcagttgaagtcATTCtgttttacaactgactaggtatcctcctttccctaatgttgatgtctgttacttgaactccgtgaagtatttatttggctGGTACAGTAAAACTGGGaactctaatgaacctatcctctgcagcagaggtaactgtgggtcttcctttcctgcggcggtcctcatgagagccagtttcatcatagcgcttgattgttttagcgactgcacttgaagaaacgttcaaagttcttgaaatgttctgtatgtCTTAAAGTAAGACTTTATgtctttaaagtaatgatgtaatgtttgatctttgcttatttgagctgttcttgccataatatagacttggtgttttaccaaatagggctatcttctgtataccacctctaccatgtcacagcacaactgattggctcaaacttaAGAAggaataaattccacaaattaacttttaacaaggcacacctgttaattgaaatgcattccaggtgactacctcatgaagctggctgagagaatgccaagagtgtgcaaagctgtcaaaggcaaagtggctactttgaagaatcgcaaataaatgttgatttgtttaacctttttttggttactacatgattccataagtgttatttcatagtttgatgtcttcactattattctacaatgtagaaaatggtaaaaaaaaatctgaaaaaccctggattgagtgggtgtgtccaaacttttgactggtactgtatatcttaacatgcaaaacattttcggactatatcaacaatggactaatgaaacaaataccaaaatattttTTCCTGTGTAGGGTTTTCCTTTAAGCatttattgtaattatttcaaatTTAAACCTGCTCTATCGTATTATTGGAATTCAGTGAGTGATCGGGGTAATAGCAAATTATTACTGTAGTGTAAGTTCTAATCATTTAAGGAAATGGGTATACTTCTAATGCAGAAAAATATACATTAATTATATTAAAATCTTGAGTATGCAGTTTTCTTTTCTCCTGTACAAAATTCATCCAGATGTATTTTGATATACTAGATTAATGTATTAAATGCTCAAAATAAACGCTTAAAATAATCACAATGTGCAGAAGTCAGACAAAGCTGCTGTCAACTTCACAAATATTATGAAGCTCAGGAAGTCTTAGACTATgataaagaaaatatatattttgcttACCATCAGCAATGCTTTTCTATGTGTCCCAAAAGACCCACAGTAGGACCTTGTTCCGTGTGACACCTATTTAAGGAGTTAAGTGACTCCACACTAACCACAGAAGGAACGAATGGTGAAgtgaatatatttttttgattGTGGTTAacatttgacacatttttttattcTTCATTAAAAAGGTATATATTCTATTACACTTGTATTGTTACTGATTTTGTTTGTCCATTTTATTGTGCAGATTGATTTTTATAAGTGCTTGGTGAAATGTTTTTACGTGTGGGTTGTAAAGATAAGATACACATCATGAAACACACTTCCACTTTGCTTGTTCAATATAACAGTAAAATAGCTTAATACTTATTTAGTAAAACATAGAAGGTATGTAAAAATGTACCCTACCCCCACCCGTGTAGGAAAGAGCTGCACTTTCTAGAGAGAAACTTTGCAGCTCTCTAGTTTTACAATACGTGCTGGGATAAGTATGGACGTACACTGTATATGCCTTGTCATTGCATATGTACAATAATACCTCCGTCTCAAATGACTTAAACAGTCTGTCACGGCATTGGAAAATCTTATGTAATATGTCATAGAACAAAAGGCAAAACATTCACAGAACTTACAAAATATGTTGCTTTTTCTCAATAGTTTGTTATACTCTTATGGCAATGCAGTCAGTCGTacaggggtaggcaaccctgtttCTGATGGAACAGaaggattttgttccaactaggcaccaTACCTGATCAACTGAGGTAATTGATCAGTTTAGTGATATATTCAACCCACCTGGTCTTCCGGGTtggttaaatcaaaaacatgacGTGCCTGCGGCCCTCCAGACCCAGGGGCGATACTAAAACATTGAGCGTTTATGGAGTTGGTTACTTTTGTAATTGTCATGTACTTGACTATTGCTTTGGAAGTCGCAGGTGGTCTAGGAAATCTACAATTTTGATTATCATGAAGATATGCTCTGTGAGCAAAAAAAAGAGAATTTCCAAAAATCAGATTTGATCTAGCACTGGGATTCAATGCACTGTGCTGAATCAATGAACTAACACCTGctcttaaatattttgttttgccccttcacccactgaatggcacaatccatgtctcaaggcttaaaaatccttctttaacctgtctcctccccttcctctacactgattgaagtggatttaacaagtgacatcaacaagggatcatagctttcacctggattcacattgtcagtctgtcatggaaagagcaggtgttcctaatgttttgtacattcagtatATCAGAGCTCGTCCTTGAAGTTCTGCTTTGCATGTGAGTAGTCATTTTCTCACTTTTGAGCAAATTTATCAACAACCGCTAAGAACATGACACAACTAGTTAGGAAATGGTTATTAACGGTCAATAGGCATTTTCTCATTTGCCTAACACTGATGACAGAGTCAAATATACTTTGTGGATCATGTTGTATTTCATCTGCCAGAATGATGACTTATA
It encodes the following:
- the LOC139375400 gene encoding WD repeat-containing protein 20-like isoform X1, which encodes MLLFILKMAAEGGGKELNEIKTQFNTREGVYKLLTHSEYSRPNRVPFNSQGSNPVKVSFVNVNDQSGNGDRICFNVGRELYFYIYKGVRKAADLSKPIDKRIYKGTQPTCHDFNHLTATADSVSLLVGFSAGQVQLIDPIKRETSKLFNEERLIDKSRVTCVKWVPGLERLFLVAHSSGNMYLYNVENTCGTTAPHYQLLKQGKNYSVHTCKSKSTRNPLLRWTVGEGALNEFAFSPDGKFLACVSQDGFLRVFNFDAVELHGTMKSYFGGLLCMCWSPDGKYIVAGGEDDLVTVWSFVDCRVIARGHGHKSWVSVVAFDHYTTSVEDADPMEFNGSDEDFQGLHFGRDRANSTQSRLSKRNSTDSRTVHTTYRFGSVGQDTQLCLWDLTEDILFPHLPLSRTRTHTNVMNATSPPAGGEVAGDIVNNVSNNPSTNDSGANTPSNSLSSPLPRSNSLPHSPAMTANNKSSAIASGVSKFATLSLHDRKEQHQETDHKRNLSMGHINSKSSDKLNMLTKSRTDPAKTLGTLLCPRMEDLPLLEPLICKKIAHERLTVLIFLEDCIVTACQEGFIWTWARPGKVGLSSQKQAVSPSGTII